The genome window GATATAGAGAGTGCGAGACTTGGGCTTCAGTTCCTGGAACTGGTAAGGAATCTGAAATTTGACTTGTCAAAAGCGTTCAGCCATATCTTTTGTCTACTTGCATTTTCATATCACCTCAATTCGAATTCATTTGGCAGGTGATGAGAGGATACCCTGACAGCCAGGGCCCAAAGCTCGTGGAGACAGAGGACGGCATTGAGGCCATGGAGAGGTTCCAGTTCCATGAGAACGAGATGATGAGGAATATGGCGAATGGTTTGGTTGATAAATACTTTGGCGAAGACTATGGCCTGTGAGTTGTGCCGCCGATACATCTGGGTAAACGTGGAGCTATTTGTGGGTTTGAAATGTAACGATCCTGGAACAGAAGGATGCGCCGTTCATCATGGTTTCCATGTAATTTAGCCCCTAATATATAGCTGGAAATGTGAATGTGTTGAAACTGACCGTGAGCTGGAGATGTTAAGTGTGGATACCTTAGATAGACATAGACTGACATCTTGCACAGTGCTTCCTCTATCTCAAAATATTTTTTCGTCTCGTATTTTAAGTGTGGaaatgttggagatgctcttagagtACAAATATATGACTGATTAATCTGATGATGTTTATAATGTACCATAAAAACTAGTGTTTTTTGGTATATATTTGGTCTAAATTGAGATTGTTTAAACTCCTCGAAATATGATATGGAGACTTATTTTGGGATTGAGGGAGTATGAAATAAATAACCCTGCTGTTCTCTTTCTATAGCAACCATTTGACAATCCAAATTTGAAATTTGAACAGATTGCGGCAACACCTAGTTGTAAGGGTGTATGTCCTGCAATTGCGATGGTCAACCGCTAAAACACTTTCTGTTAGTGGCCTAATGGCCGTATGATTTCTAAAGAAGACGTATCAGTATCACCGTTGTTGCAGTAGCATGACAAATTCTAGCACCAACCAAACCCATTTATCAGCTAAAAAAACCCTGGTGGGCTATAGGACTAGGAGGCAGCAGCAGTGGTTTTGATCTCGTCTCTTGCTCGCATTTCGTCGAGCACGTCCCTGGCGGGCGGTGAgaccgtggtctcccattccgcgaagtcctcctccacctccgccgcctcctcctggaaGCCCAGCCGCTTCATCCCCCGCGCCATCACCCTGTACACGTACGCGTCCACGTTGAGGCCTCCCTTCCTGACGGCCGCCTCGTACACCCTCCACGCCGCGCGGCCCCTGCCCTTGGCCACCAGCGCGCGCAGCAGCCTCGTGAGCTTGTACACGTCCTCCTCCCCGTCCACGAACCCGCCGCCGCTCGCCTTCTCCTCCAGGAACGCCTCCACGAGCGCGTCAACGGCGGCCTCGGCGTCTCCCTCGCCGCCGGAGGGCGAGTGCGGCGCGGAGGACACGAAGGTGGCGTACAGCGCCGGGTCTGGGCGGTACCAGGGCTCGGCGCGGGCGATGTGGAGCGCGGCGAGGGCGAGGGACCAGTGGCCCTGCCGCTGGAGCTCGGCCATGGCGGCCACGAGGTCGGCCTTGAGGAGGCGGCCCAGGGCGGTGGCTGCTGCGGCCGAGGCAGCCGCCGGCGAGCGGTCGGCGGAGGTGAGGCGCTTCAGGGATTGGATCGCCAGGATGGCCTCCGTGGAGAGGGAGCGGCCGCGCTGGAGGGGCCCGCGGTTGTCGCGCGGCCCGCAGGTGATGGACACGGGCCTAGGCTTGTGACCGGCACTGGGTCCTGGGTTGGAACATGGGCTCCGGGTGAGGCGCGGGACCAAGAGGAGAGACGCCATTGGAGCGGAAGCAGGGAAGCCACGAAGCGGTAGGAGAAAGAGAACAGAGGAAGTCAGTGGATGCTGCGGATTTTGGGTTCCATGTGATTGCCTATCTTCCGTCTTTCAGTATCTGAGGTGTTTGGTTTTGAATAACAATTTTATGAATATATTTAATATAGTCTAACTAGACTAAATATATAGATGATGATTAAATATCGAGATAAATTTATTAAGTTTAACTTACTCATGATTAGGTTTAATAGATTCGTCTTCCAGTTTAGTGTTGTTTTTTATAACTACTTTTATAATTATACTGCACTTAATATTTCTAAACTTTAGCACATATTAAAATATCTATTTAAAATGGCTAAACTTTAGCACCATGATAAAATTTAGCACATAGCATCTAAACATGCTCTTATTCTTGTAATTAGGCTCCATTTAATACTTATAATTACATTCAAATA of Zea mays cultivar B73 chromosome 8, Zm-B73-REFERENCE-NAM-5.0, whole genome shotgun sequence contains these proteins:
- the LOC542158 gene encoding thylakoid assembly 8, producing MASLLLVPRLTRSPCSNPGPSAGHKPRPVSITCGPRDNRGPLQRGRSLSTEAILAIQSLKRLTSADRSPAAASAAAATALGRLLKADLVAAMAELQRQGHWSLALAALHIARAEPWYRPDPALYATFVSSAPHSPSGGEGDAEAAVDALVEAFLEEKASGGGFVDGEEDVYKLTRLLRALVAKGRGRAAWRVYEAAVRKGGLNVDAYVYRVMARGMKRLGFQEEAAEVEEDFAEWETTVSPPARDVLDEMRARDEIKTTAAAS